Proteins co-encoded in one Campylobacter jejuni genomic window:
- the hypC gene encoding HypC/HybG/HupF family hydrogenase formation chaperone, whose translation MCLSIPSEILEIDELNNALVQTLGVKRKVNLDFIDEPLKQGDYVLIHVGVAMEKIDKEAALESIKTYQEIVEKMNSGEIKSDEGDLGLNEFHR comes from the coding sequence ATGTGTTTGTCTATACCTTCTGAAATTTTAGAAATCGATGAGTTAAACAATGCTTTAGTGCAAACTTTAGGCGTGAAAAGAAAAGTTAATTTGGATTTTATTGATGAGCCTTTAAAACAAGGCGATTATGTCTTAATCCATGTAGGCGTTGCCATGGAAAAAATCGACAAAGAAGCTGCACTAGAAAGCATTAAAACCTATCAAGAAATAGTAGAAAAAATGAATAGTGGAGAGATAAAAAGTGATGAGGGGGATTTAGGTTTAAATGAATTTCATCGATGA
- the hypD gene encoding hydrogenase formation protein HypD gives MNFIDEFRDKKSILALKKLIEQELKNPINIMEICGGHTHSIMKYALPSILPKEINFIHGPGCPVCVMPRVRIDTAIKLASMKDTIFCTLGDLLRVPGSEISLLDLRAKGADVRALYSPLEVLEIAKQNLNKNIIFFAIGFETTTPMSALLLQKLIEEKINNVFFHINHITVPAPVEAIMNDENVKINAFLGPSHVSVITGYGIYEPLAAKFKTPIAVSGFEPVDILESVLNIIKQSNEGTFKVYNQYKRAVSKEGNVKAQNLVKKYFRVCDFEFRGLGLIKDGGLELKEEFSAYDASKKFDCAVQSKNESKACICGQILRGLAKPYDCKVFGKACTPRSPIGSCMVSGEGACAAYYKYSKVNA, from the coding sequence ATGAATTTCATCGATGAATTTAGAGATAAAAAAAGCATTTTAGCTTTAAAAAAACTCATAGAACAAGAACTTAAAAATCCTATCAACATCATGGAAATTTGCGGTGGGCATACGCATAGTATTATGAAATATGCCCTGCCTTCTATTTTGCCAAAGGAAATTAACTTTATCCATGGGCCAGGATGTCCTGTTTGTGTTATGCCAAGAGTTCGCATTGATACAGCTATTAAGCTAGCCTCCATGAAAGATACGATTTTTTGTACCTTAGGGGATCTTTTAAGGGTGCCTGGAAGTGAAATTTCTTTACTGGATTTAAGAGCTAAAGGGGCTGATGTTAGAGCGCTTTATTCTCCGCTTGAAGTTTTGGAAATCGCTAAGCAAAATTTAAACAAAAATATCATCTTTTTTGCTATAGGTTTTGAAACCACTACGCCTATGAGTGCTTTACTTCTTCAAAAGCTTATAGAAGAAAAAATAAATAATGTCTTTTTTCATATCAATCATATCACGGTTCCAGCACCTGTGGAAGCGATCATGAATGATGAAAATGTAAAAATCAATGCTTTTTTAGGCCCTTCTCATGTGAGTGTGATAACAGGTTATGGTATTTATGAGCCTTTAGCAGCAAAGTTTAAAACCCCTATAGCGGTGAGTGGTTTTGAGCCAGTTGATATTTTAGAAAGTGTGTTAAATATCATAAAACAAAGCAATGAAGGCACTTTTAAAGTGTATAATCAATACAAAAGAGCCGTAAGCAAAGAAGGCAATGTTAAAGCACAAAATTTAGTAAAAAAATACTTTAGGGTGTGTGATTTTGAATTTCGTGGCTTAGGACTTATTAAAGATGGAGGCTTGGAGTTAAAAGAAGAATTTAGCGCTTACGATGCGAGTAAAAAATTTGATTGTGCGGTGCAAAGTAAAAATGAAAGCAAAGCCTGTATTTGTGGGCAAATTTTAAGAGGTTTGGCCAAGCCTTATGATTGTAAAGTTTTTGGTAAGGCTTGTACGCCAAGAAGTCCTATAGGAAGTTGTATGGTTTCTGGAGAGGGTGCTTGTGCGGCGTATTATAAATACTCAAAGGTGAATGCATGA
- the hypE gene encoding hydrogenase expression/formation protein HypE — translation MKNISLAHGGGGEEMNELLTKLFKIFDNEILNANNDAAILGNLALSTDSFVLSPIFLDEEVNIGKLCVCGSINDVLMVGAKPKYLSLGLILEEGFELEKLERILKSIKEECEKCGVMLVCGDTKVVPKGKADEIYINTTALGEIISKKESKNIKAGLSILLSGDIGRHGASVLIKRNELEADIKSDCKALDKEVLELLEKDIKVVAMRDATRGGLSAVLNEWAKQSGNDLLIFEEKIIIQDEVLGLCELFGYEAYELANEGTFILCVEKEDELKALEILKKYNVNASIIGEVLEEKKARVILQNAYGAKRFLESPKGELLPRIC, via the coding sequence ATGAAAAATATTTCCTTAGCCCACGGAGGTGGCGGAGAAGAGATGAACGAGCTTTTAACTAAGCTTTTTAAGATCTTTGATAATGAAATTTTAAACGCAAATAATGATGCAGCGATTTTGGGAAATTTGGCTTTAAGCACGGATTCTTTTGTTTTAAGTCCGATTTTTTTAGATGAAGAGGTCAATATAGGCAAACTTTGTGTTTGTGGTTCTATTAACGATGTTTTGATGGTGGGTGCTAAGCCAAAATATCTAAGTTTAGGGCTTATCTTAGAAGAAGGTTTTGAGTTAGAAAAATTAGAACGCATTTTAAAAAGCATTAAAGAAGAATGTGAAAAATGCGGAGTTATGTTAGTTTGTGGCGATACTAAAGTCGTTCCTAAGGGTAAGGCAGATGAAATTTATATCAACACTACAGCCTTAGGTGAAATTATTTCTAAAAAAGAAAGTAAAAATATCAAAGCAGGGCTTAGCATACTTCTTTCAGGCGATATAGGAAGGCATGGAGCTAGTGTTTTAATCAAAAGAAATGAGTTAGAAGCTGATATTAAAAGTGATTGTAAGGCTTTGGATAAAGAGGTTTTAGAGCTTTTAGAAAAAGATATAAAGGTTGTAGCTATGAGAGATGCTACTCGTGGGGGACTTAGTGCGGTTTTAAATGAGTGGGCAAAGCAAAGTGGAAATGATCTTTTGATCTTTGAAGAAAAAATCATCATTCAAGATGAGGTTTTAGGACTTTGTGAGCTTTTTGGTTATGAAGCTTATGAACTTGCAAATGAAGGCACTTTTATACTTTGTGTGGAAAAAGAAGATGAGTTAAAAGCCTTAGAAATTCTAAAAAAATACAATGTAAATGCGAGTATTATAGGAGAAGTTTTAGAAGAGAAAAAAGCACGCGTGATCTTACAAAACGCTTATGGGGCAAAACGCTTTTTAGAAAGCCCTAAAGGCGAACTTTTACCAAGAATTTGCTAA
- the hypA gene encoding hydrogenase maturation nickel metallochaperone HypA, with protein MHELSIVESLIELCEENALNNKACNVQEIYVKIGRLSGIEVDLFKRCFETFKENSNICKNAKLFIELAPLEILCLKCDQTSILEENVFKCPKCQSIEYKITQGEDLHLMRLVME; from the coding sequence ATGCACGAATTAAGTATAGTAGAATCTTTAATCGAACTTTGTGAAGAAAATGCCTTAAACAATAAGGCTTGCAATGTACAAGAAATTTATGTAAAAATTGGGCGTTTAAGCGGTATAGAAGTGGATCTTTTTAAGCGTTGTTTTGAAACTTTTAAAGAAAACTCAAATATTTGTAAAAATGCTAAACTTTTTATAGAACTTGCCCCACTTGAAATTTTATGTTTAAAATGCGATCAAACAAGTATTTTAGAAGAAAATGTTTTTAAGTGTCCTAAATGTCAAAGTATAGAATATAAAATCACACAAGGTGAGGACTTACATCTTATGCGACTTGTGATGGAGTGA
- the holA gene encoding DNA polymerase III subunit delta, which yields MYRKELQTLLSKDSIPNFFFLYGADNFQSELYAEFIKEKYKPDETLKLFFEEYNFTRASDFLSAGSLFSEKKLLEIKTSKKIPTKDLKILVELCKNNTDNFFLLELYDESSKQSDIEKIFSPHFVRFFKANGAKEGVELLSIKAKQLGVGITQNALFTLFTSFDENLYLAASELNKFSGLRVDEKTIEQYCYSLNTGSFESFFEKILKKQDFKSELEKILDNFNEIALINSLYNSFYRLFKIALYAKVNGKIDFKDLLGYTPPPQVGQNLSSQAFSLKIEQYKEIFTLLLKSEYELKTNSKLVKKEFLISNLLKLARILKS from the coding sequence ATGTATAGAAAAGAGCTTCAAACCCTACTTTCTAAAGATTCAATACCTAATTTTTTCTTTCTTTATGGAGCAGATAATTTTCAAAGCGAACTTTATGCTGAATTTATAAAAGAAAAATATAAGCCCGATGAAACTTTAAAACTTTTTTTTGAAGAATACAACTTCACTCGTGCGAGTGATTTTTTAAGTGCAGGATCGCTTTTTAGCGAAAAAAAATTACTAGAAATCAAAACTTCTAAAAAAATTCCAACAAAAGATCTTAAAATTTTAGTCGAACTTTGTAAAAACAATACGGACAATTTCTTTCTTTTAGAGCTTTATGATGAAAGTTCTAAACAAAGCGATATAGAAAAAATTTTCTCTCCTCATTTTGTAAGATTTTTTAAAGCTAACGGAGCTAAAGAAGGCGTGGAGCTTTTAAGCATAAAAGCAAAACAACTAGGGGTTGGAATCACTCAAAATGCTTTATTTACTCTTTTTACAAGTTTTGATGAAAACTTATATCTTGCTGCGAGTGAGCTTAATAAATTTAGTGGTTTAAGAGTAGATGAAAAAACCATAGAACAATACTGCTATAGTTTGAATACAGGAAGTTTTGAAAGCTTTTTTGAGAAAATTTTAAAAAAACAAGACTTTAAAAGCGAACTTGAAAAAATTTTAGATAATTTTAATGAAATTGCTTTAATCAACTCTTTGTATAATTCTTTTTATCGTTTGTTTAAAATCGCACTTTATGCTAAAGTCAATGGTAAAATTGATTTTAAAGATCTTTTAGGCTATACTCCACCTCCTCAAGTGGGACAAAATTTAAGCTCTCAAGCCTTTAGTTTAAAAATCGAACAATATAAAGAAATTTTCACTCTTTTGCTTAAAAGCGAATACGAGCTTAAAACCAATTCTAAGCTCGTAAAAAAAGAATTTTTGATTTCAAATTTGCTTAAACTTGCAAGGATTTTGAAAAGCTAA
- a CDS encoding RNB domain-containing ribonuclease: protein MKEFLNSLSYGINSHEVSNEFKQILRELLANHIIKEHKNKYYLNNGFAFGVLDISSKGTGFLQCFDESFKKDLLIENKNLKGANYKDIVAVKLLPLKKKRPSAKVILVLKRANETSLVITKRYGQAVLGMNIKTGLSTALKTSQKSLKALPLGTILKIENENNNIIEVLGHIDDESVDEKISLALFNKNNEFSDACIKEALANGDSVDASMYENRMDLRALPFCTIDPIHAKDFDDAIYFDTQKREIYVAIADVSEYVYAYSAIDKEARNRGFSIYFPHIAIPMLPRPLSENICSLKPHLDRLAYCFKITLDHENKVIKEELFEGIINSKRRFNYDEVDEILIQKPDLKELSWLYELFEITKNLRKMRLKNAFEFRTEELRMNLDENLSLKSTVFEKDTPSHNLIEDCMLLANKAAAKLIDIGVFRNHLSADVRKIDKLLNELRELGIDVNFKPNLPELIRDIQALADELNLRAEVDKLIIKAQKKAEYSSVNAGHFGLGFDKYSHFTSPIRRYSDLILHRLLKAKQKNDEKLFNYLLLNIESTCENLSTLEREADKVAFDFMDRKFARWAAKNIGKKFKALVVQNDGVCIAKLDDEIKGADIILYDTRVNLLENVEVQIMEADIVMAKIYAKITQRLIKEENV from the coding sequence GTGAAAGAATTTTTAAACAGTCTTAGTTATGGCATTAACTCTCATGAAGTAAGCAATGAATTTAAACAAATTTTAAGAGAGCTTTTAGCCAATCATATCATCAAAGAACACAAAAACAAATATTATCTTAACAATGGTTTTGCCTTTGGAGTACTTGATATTTCGAGCAAAGGCACAGGTTTTTTACAATGCTTTGATGAAAGTTTCAAAAAAGATCTTTTGATAGAAAACAAAAACCTAAAAGGTGCAAACTATAAAGATATAGTCGCAGTAAAACTTCTACCTTTAAAGAAAAAACGCCCCAGTGCAAAGGTGATTTTAGTTCTAAAAAGAGCCAATGAAACCTCTTTAGTGATTACCAAAAGGTATGGCCAAGCCGTGCTTGGAATGAATATCAAAACAGGATTAAGCACTGCCTTAAAAACTTCTCAAAAATCCTTAAAAGCACTACCTTTAGGGACAATTTTAAAAATAGAAAATGAAAATAACAATATCATAGAAGTTTTAGGACATATCGATGATGAAAGCGTAGATGAAAAAATCTCCTTAGCTCTTTTTAATAAAAATAACGAATTTAGCGACGCTTGTATCAAAGAAGCTCTAGCAAACGGTGATAGCGTTGATGCGAGTATGTATGAAAATCGCATGGATTTAAGAGCCTTGCCTTTTTGCACTATAGATCCTATACATGCAAAAGATTTTGATGATGCGATTTATTTTGACACTCAAAAACGAGAAATTTATGTAGCTATTGCTGATGTTAGCGAATATGTTTATGCTTATAGTGCTATAGATAAAGAAGCAAGAAATCGTGGATTTTCTATTTATTTTCCACATATTGCTATACCTATGTTACCTCGTCCTTTAAGTGAAAATATCTGTTCTTTAAAACCTCATTTAGATCGCTTAGCGTATTGTTTTAAAATCACACTCGATCATGAAAATAAAGTCATAAAAGAAGAACTTTTTGAAGGTATTATCAACTCAAAACGCCGTTTTAATTATGATGAAGTTGATGAAATTTTGATACAAAAACCTGATTTAAAAGAGCTTTCATGGCTTTATGAGCTTTTTGAAATCACAAAAAATTTACGCAAAATGCGTCTTAAAAATGCCTTTGAATTTCGCACCGAAGAATTAAGAATGAACTTAGATGAAAATTTAAGTCTAAAAAGCACAGTTTTTGAAAAAGACACGCCTTCGCATAATTTGATCGAAGATTGTATGCTTTTAGCCAATAAAGCCGCAGCAAAACTCATAGATATAGGTGTTTTTAGAAATCACTTAAGTGCTGATGTAAGAAAAATCGATAAGCTTTTAAATGAATTACGCGAACTAGGCATCGATGTAAATTTTAAGCCCAATCTTCCTGAGCTCATACGCGACATACAAGCTTTAGCCGATGAGTTAAATTTAAGAGCAGAAGTAGATAAACTCATCATCAAAGCACAAAAAAAAGCGGAATATTCTAGCGTCAATGCGGGACATTTTGGCTTAGGTTTTGATAAATACTCACATTTTACAAGCCCTATAAGAAGGTATTCTGATCTTATTTTGCACAGACTTTTAAAAGCCAAGCAAAAAAACGATGAAAAACTTTTTAACTATCTGCTTTTAAACATAGAAAGCACTTGTGAGAATCTTAGCACACTTGAAAGAGAGGCGGATAAGGTTGCTTTTGATTTTATGGATAGAAAATTTGCTAGATGGGCAGCTAAAAATATAGGCAAAAAATTTAAAGCTTTAGTTGTCCAAAATGATGGAGTTTGCATAGCCAAACTAGATGATGAAATCAAAGGAGCGGATATAATCCTTTATGATACGCGTGTAAATTTGCTAGAAAATGTTGAAGTACAAATCATGGAAGCGGATATAGTTATGGCAAAAATTTATGCTAAAATCACCCAAAGACTTATAAAGGAAGAAAATGTATAG
- the ilvC gene encoding ketol-acid reductoisomerase: MAITVYYDKDCDLNLIKSKKVAIIGFGSQGHAHAMNLRDNGVNVIIGLREGSVSAVKAKNAGFEVMSVSEASKTADVIMILAPDEIQADIFNVEIKPNLSEGKAIAFAHGFNIHYGQIVAPKGIDVIMIAPKAPGHTVRNEFTLGGGTPCLIAIHQDESKNAKNLALSYASAIGGGRTGIIETTFKAETETDLFGEQAVLCGGLSALIQAGFETLVEAGYEPEMAYFECLHEMKLIVDLIYQGGIADMRYSISNTAEYGDYITGPKIITEETKKAMKGVLKDIQNGVFAKDFILERRAGFARMHAERKNMNDSLIEKTGRNLRAMMPWISAKKLVDKDKN, translated from the coding sequence ATGGCTATTACAGTATATTATGATAAAGATTGTGATTTAAATTTAATCAAATCAAAAAAAGTAGCAATTATAGGCTTTGGCTCTCAAGGGCACGCTCATGCGATGAATTTAAGAGATAATGGCGTAAATGTAATTATCGGACTTCGTGAAGGTAGTGTAAGTGCTGTTAAAGCAAAAAATGCTGGTTTTGAAGTAATGAGTGTAAGTGAAGCTTCTAAGACAGCAGATGTGATTATGATTTTAGCTCCTGATGAAATTCAAGCAGATATTTTTAATGTCGAAATAAAACCAAATTTAAGCGAAGGCAAGGCTATAGCTTTTGCGCACGGTTTTAATATCCATTATGGTCAAATTGTTGCTCCAAAAGGTATAGATGTTATCATGATAGCACCTAAAGCACCAGGACACACAGTAAGAAATGAATTTACTTTAGGAGGTGGAACTCCTTGCTTGATAGCTATTCATCAAGATGAAAGTAAAAATGCTAAAAATTTAGCCTTAAGTTATGCAAGTGCGATTGGGGGCGGACGCACAGGTATTATAGAAACAACCTTTAAAGCCGAAACAGAAACAGATCTTTTTGGTGAACAAGCCGTGCTTTGTGGTGGACTTAGTGCTTTAATTCAAGCAGGTTTTGAGACTTTGGTTGAAGCAGGTTATGAACCTGAAATGGCTTATTTTGAGTGTTTGCATGAAATGAAACTTATTGTGGATTTGATTTATCAAGGTGGTATTGCAGATATGCGTTATTCTATCTCAAATACTGCAGAATACGGCGATTATATTACAGGACCAAAGATTATCACCGAAGAGACTAAAAAAGCGATGAAAGGTGTTTTAAAAGATATACAAAATGGTGTTTTTGCAAAAGATTTTATCTTAGAACGCCGTGCAGGTTTTGCTAGAATGCATGCAGAACGCAAAAATATGAATGATTCTTTGATAGAAAAAACAGGGCGTAATTTGCGTGCTATGATGCCTTGGATCAGTGCTAAAAAATTAGTAGATAAAGATAAGAACTAA
- a CDS encoding divergent polysaccharide deacetylase family protein: MSKKKLVQIQRYLIIAILFLLCIALALGILVKYQNSQDVSSVKSDYFIDKQEDLMSSNKDHYEIGIFQENEFDNNKSVSILEQKIQEIDDLNTSLNEQNLSNVEQNLSLGQNQSLEQNFIPKDTNLTQDQNLTFDEDIHLNKISKKPKLAIIIDDMANASQVRGLKALNLKLNPSFFPPDKNHSETPKLALKFDFYMVHLPLAAINYNKPEIDTLNPNDSKERIFKKIKQIKKDFKDLRYINNHTGSLFTSNEEAMRKLYEALKNQNIFFVDSKTIGNSKANKIAKELSIPYIQRDVFLDNEDDVNYVKKQLESAVKLAQKKGFVIAIGHPRKNTFKALEQSKDLLKGVDLVYLSEIYGK, encoded by the coding sequence TTGTCAAAGAAAAAATTAGTTCAAATTCAGCGTTATTTAATCATAGCTATACTTTTTTTACTTTGTATAGCTTTAGCTTTGGGAATTTTAGTAAAATATCAAAATTCCCAAGATGTTTCTTCTGTTAAGTCGGATTATTTTATTGATAAACAAGAAGACTTAATGTCATCAAACAAAGATCATTATGAAATTGGTATTTTTCAAGAGAATGAGTTTGATAATAATAAATCTGTAAGTATTTTAGAGCAAAAAATTCAAGAAATTGATGATTTAAACACAAGTTTAAATGAGCAAAATTTAAGCAATGTAGAGCAGAATTTAAGTTTAGGGCAAAATCAGAGTTTAGAACAAAATTTTATTCCAAAAGATACAAATTTAACCCAAGATCAAAATTTAACTTTTGATGAAGATATTCATTTAAATAAAATTTCTAAAAAACCAAAACTTGCTATTATTATCGATGATATGGCAAATGCAAGTCAGGTTAGAGGTTTAAAAGCTTTAAATTTAAAGTTAAATCCTTCTTTTTTTCCGCCAGATAAAAACCATAGTGAAACGCCAAAACTTGCTTTAAAATTTGATTTTTATATGGTGCATTTACCTTTAGCAGCGATTAATTATAATAAACCAGAAATTGATACTTTAAATCCAAATGATAGCAAAGAAAGAATTTTTAAAAAAATCAAGCAAATTAAAAAAGATTTTAAGGATTTAAGATATATCAATAATCACACAGGAAGTTTATTTACAAGCAATGAAGAAGCTATGAGAAAGCTTTATGAGGCTTTAAAAAATCAAAATATATTTTTTGTAGATTCTAAAACTATAGGCAATTCTAAGGCAAACAAAATCGCTAAAGAACTTAGTATCCCTTATATACAAAGAGATGTGTTTTTAGATAATGAAGATGATGTTAATTATGTTAAAAAACAACTCGAAAGCGCAGTAAAACTCGCACAAAAAAAAGGTTTTGTTATAGCCATAGGACATCCTAGGAAAAATACTTTTAAAGCCTTAGAGCAAAGTAAAGATTTGTTAAAAGGCGTTGATCTTGTGTATTTGAGTGAAATTTATGGCAAGTGA
- the dprA gene encoding DNA-processing protein DprA, whose amino-acid sequence MASEILPDEFLELFKDLKKPPKKLHYKGNLSLLKQDKIAIIGSRRMSVYTRNCVFSLASMLKNAHLCVVSGGALGVDITASMAAMPNTIGIFANGLDQIYPRTNEKIIKQIYENALALSEYEDDYLPKNYDFLLRNRLVIALSKAVVVAQADIKSGSMQSAKLALELNKPLYVLPQRLGESTATNLLLKENKAKLICDFKEFVSEFASIDMNQDEFLEFCKKGVSVDEALKIYGQKVYEYELEGKISIEGLFIRVLV is encoded by the coding sequence ATGGCAAGTGAAATTTTGCCTGATGAATTTTTAGAACTTTTTAAAGATTTAAAAAAGCCTCCTAAAAAATTGCACTATAAAGGAAATTTATCTTTATTAAAACAAGATAAAATCGCTATTATAGGTTCAAGGCGTATGAGTGTTTATACGAGAAATTGTGTTTTTTCTTTAGCGAGTATGCTTAAAAATGCTCATCTTTGTGTGGTAAGTGGCGGTGCTTTGGGTGTGGATATCACCGCAAGTATGGCGGCTATGCCAAATACTATAGGTATTTTTGCCAATGGTTTAGATCAAATTTATCCAAGAACTAATGAAAAAATCATTAAGCAAATTTATGAAAATGCTTTAGCTTTAAGCGAATACGAAGATGATTATTTGCCAAAAAATTATGACTTTTTACTAAGAAATCGTTTGGTTATTGCTTTAAGTAAGGCCGTTGTGGTTGCACAAGCAGATATAAAAAGTGGTTCTATGCAAAGTGCAAAACTTGCTTTAGAACTCAATAAGCCTTTATATGTTTTACCGCAAAGACTAGGAGAAAGCACAGCAACTAATTTACTTTTAAAGGAAAATAAAGCAAAGTTAATTTGTGATTTTAAAGAATTTGTAAGTGAATTTGCAAGTATAGATATGAATCAAGATGAGTTTTTAGAGTTTTGTAAAAAAGGTGTGAGTGTTGATGAGGCTTTAAAAATTTATGGACAAAAAGTTTATGAATATGAACTTGAGGGAAAAATTTCCATAGAAGGGCTTTTTATAAGGGTTTTAGTATGA
- the ruvX gene encoding Holliday junction resolvase RuvX → MRALALDVGLKRIGVALCIDKKIALPLDAVLRKNRNQAANEIKNLLKIHEISLLIVGIPKGGSSEEEMTRRIKHFVSLLEFDKEICFVDESGTSKEALEYGIADTRKKDGKLDSLAAFIMIKDYFAL, encoded by the coding sequence ATGAGAGCTTTGGCTTTAGATGTAGGTTTAAAACGCATAGGTGTAGCGCTTTGCATAGATAAAAAGATCGCTTTGCCTTTAGATGCAGTTTTAAGAAAAAATCGCAATCAAGCCGCTAATGAAATCAAAAATTTACTTAAAATACATGAAATTTCTTTACTCATTGTAGGCATTCCTAAGGGTGGATCAAGCGAAGAAGAAATGACAAGACGCATTAAGCATTTTGTTTCTTTGCTTGAATTTGATAAAGAAATTTGTTTTGTAGATGAAAGCGGAACAAGTAAAGAAGCTTTAGAATACGGCATAGCCGATACGCGCAAAAAAGATGGTAAATTAGATTCTTTAGCTGCTTTTATCATGATAAAGGATTATTTTGCTCTCTAG
- a CDS encoding RsmB/NOP family class I SAM-dependent RNA methyltransferase gives MQNILSSFAQEKNVCVFANTLKTSIEELEKEFLKQNLKFKKINVYCYLFDAKDKAILSSMKAFNEAHFYIQNYSSYLCALNLEVKAGQSVLDMCAAPGGKSINLANFMQNTGYLACNEISRDRFFILQKNLKNYGVNAKVFMKDGKNIGNLCPLKFDKILLDAPCSTFAKIGFDLEKSYKEIKNIAKTQKKLLHSALKALKIGGELVYSTCTFTKEENEEVIENALKSEFKLELLDIDLENVEAKAGQSEEFAEISKCRRILPSLDYDGFFIAKLRKLC, from the coding sequence ATGCAAAATATTTTATCTTCTTTTGCTCAAGAAAAAAATGTTTGTGTATTTGCAAATACTTTAAAAACTAGCATTGAAGAATTAGAAAAAGAATTTTTAAAACAAAATTTAAAATTTAAAAAGATCAATGTTTATTGTTATTTGTTTGATGCCAAAGATAAGGCTATCTTAAGTTCTATGAAAGCTTTTAATGAGGCGCACTTTTATATACAAAATTATTCTTCTTATTTGTGTGCTTTAAATTTAGAGGTCAAAGCAGGGCAAAGTGTTCTTGATATGTGTGCAGCTCCGGGTGGCAAAAGTATCAATCTTGCAAATTTTATGCAAAATACAGGTTATTTAGCTTGTAATGAGATAAGTAGGGATAGATTTTTTATTTTGCAAAAAAATCTTAAAAATTACGGCGTGAATGCTAAAGTTTTTATGAAAGATGGTAAAAATATAGGCAATTTATGCCCTTTAAAATTTGATAAAATCTTACTTGATGCACCTTGTTCAACTTTTGCTAAAATAGGTTTTGATTTGGAAAAAAGTTATAAAGAAATCAAAAATATTGCAAAAACTCAAAAAAAACTTCTACATTCTGCTTTAAAGGCATTAAAAATAGGCGGAGAGCTTGTATATAGTACTTGCACCTTTACCAAGGAAGAAAATGAAGAAGTGATAGAGAATGCTTTAAAAAGCGAGTTTAAATTAGAGCTTTTAGATATTGATTTGGAAAATGTTGAGGCTAAAGCAGGGCAAAGTGAAGAATTTGCTGAAATTTCAAAATGCAGACGGATTTTACCAAGCTTAGACTATGATGGATTTTTTATAGCTAAGCTTAGGAAATTATGTTAA
- the msrA gene encoding peptide-methionine (S)-S-oxide reductase MsrA encodes MKNIVLGGGCFWCVEAVFERLKGVIDTEVGYSGGNPNPSYESVCNGDGNIEVVKINYDEKQISLLEILTLFFKIHDPTSIDKQGGDIGIQYRSIIFYENEEDKILAQNFIEEQQKIFSKKIVTKISRLQTYYKAENYHQHYFINNPNQGYCQAVIAPKLQKIQSD; translated from the coding sequence ATGAAAAATATCGTTTTAGGTGGTGGTTGTTTTTGGTGTGTTGAAGCCGTATTTGAACGCCTAAAAGGTGTAATCGATACTGAAGTTGGATATAGCGGAGGAAATCCAAATCCTAGCTATGAAAGCGTGTGTAATGGTGATGGCAACATAGAAGTTGTCAAAATAAATTACGATGAAAAACAAATCTCTCTTCTTGAAATCTTAACACTCTTTTTTAAAATTCATGATCCAACAAGTATAGATAAACAAGGTGGAGATATTGGTATACAATATCGATCAATAATCTTTTACGAAAATGAAGAAGATAAAATTTTAGCTCAAAATTTCATCGAAGAACAGCAAAAAATATTTAGCAAAAAAATAGTTACTAAAATTTCAAGATTGCAAACTTATTACAAAGCTGAAAACTATCATCAACATTATTTTATAAATAATCCCAATCAAGGATATTGTCAAGCTGTAATAGCTCCAAAACTGCAAAAAATACAATCAGACTAA